A genomic window from Hippocampus zosterae strain Florida chromosome 13, ASM2543408v3, whole genome shotgun sequence includes:
- the LOC127612963 gene encoding small integral membrane protein 26-like: MTLKDARKWNRCVSTVYVLGVWTMLGSVAYLYYTGRFKNSTDSAQNEEAKARVPKNPNEFIYQTPHNKTIVVYKKDFVPYTTRIYNFVQSFTGGSGTADK, from the exons ATGACGTTGAAAGATGCTAGGAAGTGGAACCGATGTGTATCTACGGTTTACGTCCTGGGTGTGTGGACGATGCTCGGCTCCGTTGCATATTTGTATTACACGGGTCGTTTCAAAAATAGCACAG ACTCGGCTCAAAATGAAGAGGCAAAAGCAAGAGTACCGAAGAATCCAAATGAATTTATCTACCAGACGCCTCACAACAAAACTATCGTCGTCTACAAAAAAGACTTTGTTCCATACACAACAAGGATCTACAATTTCGTGCAGTCCTTCACCGGTGGTTCTGGGACTGCagacaaatga
- the LOC127612962 gene encoding collagen alpha-1(XVII) chain-like: MSSVAGLRSGFGSSGTSSGFVTLEEKREGSPGAVTFTKVSKTYTASSPILKDRKLMVTMAGNNADVFDGSSGTDSSPEYSRKEYGSLKVPSSSTTRGRSQSRESEIRARLQSASNSASWTELDDVKRLLKGSQSESTSTVQSPNNSLPIPKKATVETRTLSESTSTIQSPNNSLLLPKKSSVDTRIVSESTSTIPSTNNSLIIPKITSLDTRIGTDISKPGLSTAPDPYGGVWPGSINSSYSYNTNPNNLTTTSTIYHSGGGRGGRGVAGGGGGVQKNMAFSSPPVHSGLSVSSTVPVYGVQNNLISTTSPPATISPAGTNTEIVYGVQKNVSSPAISTTTTVRPSSPSIDEPLGKDYKFTMIEKDNTPVKKETERLVMTKDTGKQFVSAAPATSSMSAATYSDDSLMREKHKFSMSAMNDERDAKAALLKYGSKDEVGCADVCNDGSCFGLSRCCRCSWWKWLLGLLLSLLLLLGLLFGLIALSEEVKRLKKRVEAVEAITGTASSRTSRLSGINIADPLDSKYTDRSYSGSTLTHSDNGIGLGTARGSGGDLQRTVQQLVRSELRSDAFRDSLKGAKGDPGMKGDPGVLGLQGDAGFPGLPGPPGLVGNPGTEGPRGPKGSTGDPGLQGLPGPKGLDGPSGVPGLPGFGQKGEKGSHGDPGPVGAPGQVGLKGAPGSKGSQGVNGYPGQKGTPGLPGIKGALGERGPRGPAGEPGREGQKGSKGNAGEQKIKIKIKTQIIFKSIARGSSGLPKYLHFSGPPGNQGPPGVPGIPGQPGSKGEMGPAGQVISAAGSDTVAIPGPPGPTGPPGPAGVPGLSGPIGPTGNPGLKGDRGEKGDRGERGEAGISVTRSETVSSTRTGSLSSSAGVTGPPGPPGPPGAPGLQGPPGESRQGLPGRRGPPGEPGIGAPGPAGPKGEAGNFVPSSGTFFAGPPGPPGPPGPQGPQGERGLRGYQGEAGQPGLPGTPGEPGDSGFSGVSLGGTSRRGLPGPPGPPGPPGRGWSAASGSSEMGQYIAEYIQSGNLKQYLTGPPGPPGPPGVSAASGAEMVDDVATRVIAYIQSQGRGNSGTSGSLGLTLQSGSISVDDLIAILQRDDVRRYVAGPPGPPGPPGAPGHGSYRFGMQEVAERALSLMKERGLVGVSGQGYGFSSEYHTAVGPQGPPGVPGPPGPPGAPGSGNFLSSDVREYLQSIAGRGLPGPPGPPGPMGPPGTSTELTYIEGVTGETIRADRREYVSSDRTRGGMFGIPGPPGPPGPPGEKGDSGVSGGRNWNLDTGDYSSMAVRVTDYIKSQGLLRDVVRESGGAVQGPPGPPGPPGTPGYSQWFSSQDNVVDVVAYLKSQGLLYDSGRDQYGHAGQGVRGPPGPPGPPGSMLWLGTHGNATDLVEYIRSNGVLHDIIRDYSNHIFQGPQGPPGPPGAPGHGQGFGSSGNYTHLVEYLQSHGLIGDSRWSSYDRTAQGPPGLPGPPGAPGYSRVFGSQENVTDLVEFIRVHGAIVGAPGRPGQKGEIGFPGPKGDRGDRGYPGPKGEKGDSSVISRRAKRHVVV; encoded by the exons ATGAGTTCAGTGGCGGGGTTACGCTCCGGATTTGGGTCCTCCGGCACGTCGTCTGGGTTTGTGACCCTTgaagagaagagagaagggAGTCCAGGTGCGGTCACCTTTACAAAGGTGTCCAAAACCTACACAGCATCATCTCCTATTTTGAAGGATCGGAAGCTCATGGTAACCATGGCAGGAAATAACGCTGATGTTTTTGACG GGAGTTCAGGCACAGACTCATCTCCTGAGTATTCCAGGAAGGAGTACG GCTCCTTAAAGGTGCCGTCAAGTTCCACCACACGAGGGAGATCTCAGAGTCGAG AGAGTGAGATTCGAGCCAGGCTTCAGAGCGCTTCTAATTCAGCAAGTT GGACTGAACTGGATGATGTGAAGCGTCTGCTGAAAGGAAGTCAGTCTGAGAGCACCAGCACCGTTCAGTCTCCGAACAACTCTTTGCCCATTCCCAAGAAGGCCACTGTAGAAACTCGAACCTTGTCTGAGAGCACCAGCACCATTCAGTCTCCTAACAACTCACTCCTCCTCCCCAAGAAGTCCAGTGTGGACACTAGGATTGTATCTGAGAGCACCAGCACTATTCCGTCGACCAACAACTCGTTGATTATTCCCAAGATCACCAGTCTGGACACCAGGATCGGGACAGACATCTCAAAACCAG GTCTGTCCACAGCTCCGGATCCCTATGGCGGTGTTTGGCCTGGAAGTATTAACAGTAGCTACAGCTACAATACAAACCCCAACAACTTAACCACCACATCTACCATTTACCACTCAG GAGGTgggcgaggaggaagaggagtagcaggaggcggaggaggtgtTCAGAAGAATATGGCCTTTAGCTCTCCCCCTGTACACAGTGGACTATCTGTCAGCAGCACTG TGCCAGTGTATGGTGTTCAGAATAACCTCATCAGTACCACCAGCCCTCCTGCCACCATCTCTCCGGCTGGAACAAACACTGAAATAG ttTATGGCGTACAGAAAAATGTCTCCAGCCCTGCAATCAGCACAACAACCACAG TGCGCCCCAGCAGTCCTTCTATTGATGAACCTTTGGGCAAAGATTATAAGTTTACGATGATAGAAAAGGACAACACGCCTGTCAAGAAGGAAACAGAGCGACTTGTTATGACCAAAGACACAGGCAAACAATTCGTGTCTGCTGCTCCTGCGACTTCTTCAATGTCTGCGG CTACCTACTCTGATGACTCACTGATGAGAGAGAAACATAAGTTTTCAATGAGCGCAATGAATGACGAAAGGGATGCTAAAG CTGCACTCCTGAAATATGGCTCAAAAGATGAGGTTGGCTGTGCAG ATGTGTGCAACGACGGCTCATGCTTCGGCTTGAGCCGCTGCTGCCGCTGCAGTTGGTGGAAGTGGCTGCTAGGCCTCCTGCTCAgtctcctccttcttctcggTCTCCTCTTTGGACTCATCGCTTTGA GTGAGGAAGTGAAACGGCTCAAGAAGCGAGTCGAAGCCGTAGAAGCCATCACCGGCACCGCGTCATCGAGGACTAGTCGTCTCTCCGGCATCAACATTGCCGATCCGCTGGATTCCAAATACACGGACAGGAGTTATTCTGGTTCCACACTGACTCACTCCGATAATGGAATCGGTTTAGGGACTGCAAGAGGTTCAGGGGGGGACTTGCAGAGAACTGTCCAGCAGCTGGTGAGAAGCGAACTACGCTCTGATGCCTTTAGAG ACTCGTTGAAAGGAGCTAAAGGAGACCCTGGGATGAAAG GTGATCCGGGGGTTCTTGGGCTTCAAG GTGATGCTGGATTTCCTGGCCTACCGG GTCCTCCTGGACTGGTGGGCAACCCAGGAACAGAAGGACCCAGAGGTCCAAAGGGAAGCACAG GTGATCCAGGTCTTCAGGGATTACCGGGTCCAAAGGGTTTGGATGGGCCTTCAGGAGTACCTGGACTACCTGGTTTTGGACAGAAAGGAGAGAAAG GATCTCATGGCGATCCGGGACCAGTTGGGGCTCCTGGACAAGTGGGGCTGAAAG GTGCTCCTGGTTCAAAGGGTTCCCAGGGTGTCAACGGATATCCAGGACAAAAAG GAACACCGGGCTTGCCAGGAATCAAAGGGGCCTTGGGAGAGAGGGGACCTCGTGGCCCAGCAG GTGAACCTGGAAGAGAGGGACAAAAGGGCTCCAAGGGAAATGCAggtgagcaaaaaataaaaataaaaataaaaacccaaattatCTTTAAAAGTATTGCGAGGGGATCATCTGGGCTTC caaaatacttACATTTTTCAGGTCCTCCAGGAAATCAAGGCCCGCCAG GTGTTCCTGGAATCCCAGGACAACCTGGTTCAAAAG GTGAAATGGGTCCAGCTGGTCAAGTCATTTCTGCAG CTGGCTCAGACACGGTCGCCATCCCCGGACCACCAGGACCGACTGGACCTCCGGGTCCTGCTGGAGTTCCTGGTTTGTCTGGTCCCATCGGTCCAACTGGAAACCCTG GTCTAAAAGGAGACCGAGGAGAGAAAGGGGATAGAGGTGAGAGAGGAGAAGCTGGCATCAGCGTCACACGTTCAGAAACTGTCAGTTCAACACGAACTGGTA GTCTGTCTTCATCGGCTGGGGTGAcgggccctccaggaccgccAGGCCCACCGGGAGCTCCAGGTCTTCAAGGTCCTCCTG GTGAGTCAAGACAAGGTCTACCTGGGCGTAGAGGTCCGCCTGGAGAGCCAG GTATTGGAGCACCTGGACCCGCAGGGCCAAAAGGAGAGGCTGGCAACTTTGTCCCTTCATCAG gaacctTCTTTGCTGGACCACCAGGGCCACCTGGACCTCCTGGACCCCAGGGCCCACAGg GTGAGCGAGGACTCCGAGGTTACCAAG GAGAAGCAGGTCAGCCAGGTTTGCCAGGAACTCCAGGAGAACCAG GTGATTCCGGATTCTCTGGAGTCTCTCTCG GGGGCACATCAAGACGAGGATTACCCGGACCTCCTGGACCGCCAGGTCCACCTGGAAGAGGTTGGAGTGCTGCGTCAGGTTCAAGTGAAATGGGCCAGTACATTGCAGAGTACATCCAGA GTGGGAATTTGAAGCAGTACCTGACGGGTCCTCCGGGGCCTCCGGGACCTCCAGGGGTCTCAGCGGCCTCAGGTGCCGAGATGGTGGATGATGTCGCAACCCGAGTCATTGCCTACATTCAGA GTCAAGGCAGAGGAAATAGTGGGACCTCCGGTTCTCTTGGTCTGACTCTTCAGAGCGGCTCCATTTCTGTTGATGACCTCATCGCCATTTTACAGC GAGATGACGTGAGAAGGTATGTTGCTGGTCCTCCTGGCCCACCAGGGCCCCCTGGAGCACCAGGTCATGGAAGCTATAGATTTGGCATGCAGGAGGTAGCTGAACGTGCCCTCAGTCTGATGAAAG AAAGGGGCTTGGTGGGTGTATCTGGACAAGGATATGGCTTCTCAT CTGAGTATCATACTGCTGTTGGACCCCAGGGGCCACCCGGTGTACCCGGTCCACCCGGACCACCTGGAGCACCAGGAAGTGGAAACTTCTTGAGCTCAGATGTTCGTGAATACTTGCAAA GTATTGCCGGCCGAGGTCTTCCAGGTCCACCTGGTCCCCCTGGACCTATGGGTCCACCTGGTACCAGCACCGAACTTACCTACATTGAAGGTGTCACCGGCGAGACGATCAGAGCAGATAGGCGGGAATATGTCAGCA GTGACAGGACAAGAGGAGGTATGTTTGGCATTCCCGGTCCACCCGGCCCACCTGGACCCCCGGGAGAAAAGGGAGATTCAGGCGTATCCGGTGGTAGAAACTGGAACCTGGACACCGGAGACTACTCCAGTATGGCTGTCCGAGTAACAGATTATATCAAAT CCCAGGGCCTGCTCCGGGATGTTGTGAGGGAATCTGGTGGTGCTGTCCAAGGGCCTCCGGGACCTCCTGGTCCTCCGGGAACTCCTGGATACAGCCAATGGTTTAGTTCTCAAGATAATGTTGTGGATGTGGTGGCGTACCTCAAAT CCCAAGGTCTGCTCTATGACTCTGGGAGAGATCAGTATGGCCATGCTGGGCAGGGAGTCAGAGGACCACCTGGGCCTCCTGGACCTCCAGGGTCCATGCTTTGGCTTGGCACTCATGGGAACGCAACAGATCTGGTGGAATACATAAGAT ctAACGGTGTGTTACACGACATCATCAGGGACTACAGCAATCACATCTTCCAAGGACCCCAAGGCCCACCTGGTCCTCCAGGTGCGCCGGGCCACGGTCAAGGCTTTGGTTCCAGTGGGAATTACACACATCTGGTGGAATACCTCCAAT CACATGGTCTGATTGGTGACAGTCGATGGAGCAGCTATGACCGCACTGCTCAAGGGCCACCAGGACTGCCCGGGCCTCCAGGAGCTCCCGGATACAGCCGAGTGTTCGGCTCCCAAGAAAATGTCACCGATTTAGTGGAATTCATCAGAG TACACGGTGCCATTGTCGGAGCACCGGGGAGACCAGGACAAAAAGGGGAAATAGGATTTCCAGGCCCTAAAGGAGACAGAG GTGACCGTGGTTATCCAGGACCCAAGGGAGAAAAAG